The Leucobacter rhizosphaerae genome includes a region encoding these proteins:
- a CDS encoding APC family permease — protein sequence MTAPAIAKGASLKRNLGLLAIVGLGLGYMTPTVVFDTFGLVSRDTGNVVPAAYLMALVVMIFTAVSYGKMSGAIPSAGSAYTYVRESVHPNVGFMVGWTALIDYMLLPMVNCLIIRSYLEALFPEVPGAVWVVIYCVVVTGIIYLTMRGTSNINMILLVFSIFVMIVFVVMVIAQLLRGEGAGTLASAQPFFNDSATFAAILAGATIVCFSFIGFDAVTMYAEEAKTPKIMPRAILLTVVIGGAIFLVASYFTQLRFPTTDGFPEAAIEDSTLPEIGLQVGGPVFQAILTAAGFAATLASGLASHASVSRMLLVMGRNSVLPKKFFGYINPKTHTPTFNIVLTGVISLLAMSFTLEMIAAYINYGALIAFTFVNISVIAWFAIRKGRRKTPRDIFTFIVMPGIGMLLTGLLWANLHIDALIGGLIWSGIGFIYLLVLTRGFRRKVAAFDENQPVTGYNKIPEEVGEDR from the coding sequence ATGACTGCACCAGCCATCGCGAAGGGCGCCAGCCTGAAGCGGAACCTCGGGCTTCTCGCCATCGTCGGCCTCGGCCTCGGCTATATGACGCCGACCGTGGTGTTCGACACCTTCGGCCTCGTCTCCCGCGACACGGGCAACGTCGTTCCCGCCGCCTACCTCATGGCCCTCGTCGTCATGATCTTCACCGCGGTGAGCTACGGCAAGATGTCGGGCGCGATCCCGAGCGCGGGATCCGCCTACACCTACGTGCGCGAGTCCGTGCACCCGAACGTCGGCTTCATGGTGGGCTGGACCGCCCTCATCGACTACATGCTCCTCCCGATGGTCAACTGCCTCATCATTCGCAGCTACCTCGAAGCGCTGTTCCCCGAGGTGCCGGGCGCCGTCTGGGTCGTCATCTACTGCGTCGTTGTGACCGGGATCATCTACCTCACGATGCGCGGCACCTCGAACATCAACATGATCCTGCTCGTGTTCTCGATCTTCGTCATGATCGTGTTTGTGGTCATGGTCATCGCGCAGCTCCTGCGCGGAGAGGGCGCCGGCACCCTGGCGTCGGCCCAGCCGTTCTTCAACGACTCCGCGACGTTCGCCGCAATCCTCGCGGGCGCCACCATCGTCTGCTTCTCCTTCATCGGCTTCGACGCGGTGACGATGTACGCGGAGGAGGCCAAGACTCCCAAGATCATGCCGCGCGCGATCCTCCTGACGGTGGTCATCGGCGGTGCGATCTTCCTCGTGGCGAGCTACTTCACGCAGCTGCGCTTCCCGACGACCGACGGGTTCCCCGAGGCCGCGATCGAGGACAGCACACTGCCCGAGATCGGCCTGCAGGTCGGCGGCCCGGTCTTCCAGGCGATCCTGACCGCGGCGGGCTTCGCCGCCACGCTCGCCTCGGGCCTCGCGTCGCACGCCTCCGTCTCGCGCATGCTGCTCGTGATGGGGCGCAACAGCGTGCTGCCGAAGAAGTTCTTCGGGTACATCAACCCGAAGACGCACACCCCGACCTTCAACATCGTGCTCACGGGTGTCATCAGCCTGCTCGCCATGTCCTTCACCCTCGAGATGATCGCGGCGTACATCAACTATGGCGCCCTCATCGCGTTCACCTTCGTGAACATCTCGGTGATCGCGTGGTTCGCCATCCGCAAGGGCCGCCGCAAGACGCCGCGCGACATCTTCACCTTCATCGTGATGCCCGGGATCGGCATGCTGCTGACCGGCCTGCTGTGGGCGAACCTCCACATCGACGCGCTCATCGGCGGTCTGATCTGGAGCGGGATCGGGTTCATCTACCTGCTCGTGCTCACCCGCGGGTTCCGTCGGAAGGTCGCGGCCTTCGATGAGAACCAGCCGGTCACCGGCTACAACAAGATCCCCGAGGAGGTCGGCGAGGACCGCTAG
- a CDS encoding Lrp/AsnC family transcriptional regulator, translating into MSNKRSTLALDTTSKAIIEQLQLDGRRSYAEIGKAVGLSEAAVRQRVQKLTDAGVMQIVAVTDPMRLGFSRQAMLGIRVSGDTRVVADQLAEMPEISYVVLSAGSFDIMVEIVCEDDDALIEVLNEKIRALSGVASTETFVYLQLKKQKYDWGTR; encoded by the coding sequence GTGAGCAACAAGCGAAGCACGCTGGCCCTCGACACCACGTCGAAGGCGATCATCGAGCAACTCCAGCTGGATGGCCGCCGTTCGTACGCGGAGATCGGGAAGGCGGTCGGTCTCAGCGAGGCCGCCGTCCGTCAGCGTGTGCAGAAGCTCACGGATGCCGGCGTCATGCAGATCGTTGCCGTGACGGACCCCATGCGCCTCGGCTTCAGCCGTCAGGCCATGCTCGGCATTCGCGTTTCTGGTGACACCAGGGTCGTCGCGGACCAGCTCGCCGAGATGCCGGAGATCAGTTACGTCGTGCTCAGCGCGGGGTCCTTCGACATCATGGTGGAGATCGTCTGCGAAGACGACGACGCCCTCATCGAGGTGCTGAACGAGAAGATTCGTGCGCTCAGCGGTGTCGCCTCCACGGAGACATTCGTCTACCTCCAACTCAAAAAACAAAAATACGACTGGGGAACAAGATAA
- the rpsO gene encoding 30S ribosomal protein S15, whose translation MALPAEVKKAIIDEYATKPGDTGSPEVQVAMLTQRIKDLTEHLKEHKHDHHSRRGLLLLVGQRRRLLGYLQDVDITRYRSLIERLGLRR comes from the coding sequence ATGGCATTGCCCGCAGAGGTCAAGAAGGCGATCATCGATGAGTACGCGACGAAGCCCGGCGATACCGGCTCCCCCGAGGTGCAGGTTGCGATGCTCACCCAGCGGATCAAGGATCTGACGGAGCACCTCAAGGAGCACAAGCACGATCACCACTCGCGTCGTGGTCTGCTGCTGCTCGTCGGTCAGCGTCGTCGTCTCCTGGGCTACCTCCAGGACGTCGACATCACCCGCTACCGCTCGCTCATCGAGCGCCTGGGTCTGCGTCGCTAG
- a CDS encoding ABC transporter substrate-binding protein: MVRQMPEDPIVRNIIDLMRGAQMNRRALLRGAAVGAAGAGTLALSACGGGGGGGSVEQGDGSAGSIVWGNWTYYLDFNEDTQTWPTLDEFMAQTNISVDYIEDIDDNNTFYGKIKDQLQLGQNTGYDTITLTDWMNGRLIQDGQVQELDASRMPNTKNLLANLRDSLDVDPGRKYTMPWQAPASGVVWNTEAVPDGIKTIDDFLRPELKGKVGMLTEMRDTMGIIMQGLGTDISGEWGDPEFDAALAWLDDAIKSGQVAQLKGNSYTQDLETDTTLAAIAWTGDIAILNSEQGERWTLEVPESGGVITADSFTVPNGTTPENKELVEDLINFYYEPEIAAQVADYVWFVTPVEGAREAMEAINPEQVDNPFIFPDDDMNSRLHGFRTLTPQEDKKYTEAFSKVLGL; the protein is encoded by the coding sequence GTGGTCCGACAGATGCCCGAAGATCCGATCGTCCGCAACATCATCGACCTGATGCGGGGGGCCCAGATGAATCGCCGGGCGCTCCTGCGCGGGGCGGCAGTGGGAGCCGCGGGAGCGGGCACCCTCGCACTCAGCGCCTGCGGCGGTGGCGGGGGCGGCGGCTCGGTGGAGCAGGGCGACGGTTCCGCTGGATCCATCGTGTGGGGCAACTGGACCTACTACCTCGATTTCAACGAGGATACGCAGACTTGGCCGACCCTCGATGAGTTCATGGCGCAGACGAACATCAGCGTCGACTACATCGAGGACATCGACGACAACAACACCTTCTACGGCAAGATCAAGGATCAGCTGCAGCTCGGACAGAACACGGGCTACGACACGATCACCCTCACCGACTGGATGAACGGCCGCCTGATCCAGGACGGCCAGGTGCAGGAGCTCGACGCGAGCCGCATGCCGAACACGAAGAACCTGCTCGCGAACCTCCGCGACAGCCTCGACGTGGACCCCGGCCGCAAGTACACGATGCCCTGGCAGGCCCCGGCATCGGGTGTGGTCTGGAACACGGAGGCGGTGCCGGACGGCATCAAGACCATCGACGACTTCCTGCGCCCCGAGCTGAAGGGCAAGGTCGGCATGCTGACGGAGATGCGCGACACGATGGGCATCATCATGCAGGGCCTCGGCACCGACATCAGCGGCGAGTGGGGCGATCCCGAGTTCGACGCGGCGCTCGCCTGGCTCGACGACGCGATCAAGAGCGGCCAGGTCGCGCAGCTCAAGGGCAACTCGTACACCCAGGATCTCGAGACGGACACCACCCTCGCCGCGATCGCGTGGACCGGTGACATTGCGATCCTGAACTCCGAGCAGGGCGAGCGCTGGACGCTCGAGGTGCCCGAGTCCGGCGGCGTGATCACCGCCGACTCGTTCACGGTCCCCAACGGCACGACGCCCGAGAACAAGGAGCTCGTCGAGGACCTCATCAACTTCTACTACGAGCCCGAGATCGCGGCCCAGGTCGCCGACTACGTCTGGTTCGTCACCCCCGTCGAGGGTGCACGCGAGGCGATGGAGGCGATCAACCCCGAGCAGGTCGACAACCCCTTCATCTTCCCGGACGACGACATGAACAGTCGCCTCCACGGCTTCCGCACGCTGACGCCGCAGGAGGACAAGAAGTACACGGAGGCGTTCTCGAAGGTGCTGGGCCTCTGA
- a CDS encoding endonuclease domain-containing protein: MLVEAGFSYRTIRAMCAQGELERLRQGWLAVPGSDPELRAAALCGGHLTCVTQARRLGLWVTVPPSELHLAMPPHARKPAHLSELQLHWSRPVVTRDPRDLGDSIVNVLANVARCLPVEDAQATWESALKAGLVTKAVLQRLPLVGVARDLARVANLFADSGLESLVVRRLMRLGLRLRVQTWILGHHVDVLIGDRLVVQIDGGTHVGVQRTSDIRHDAQLVLNGYHVIRVGYVQVMEHWHEVQDLILQAVAQGLSEVTQVEAGTHAGRINHAGGRGAIGA, encoded by the coding sequence GTGCTCGTCGAGGCCGGGTTCAGTTACCGGACGATTCGGGCGATGTGCGCGCAAGGCGAGTTGGAGCGCCTGCGCCAGGGCTGGTTGGCGGTTCCCGGATCGGATCCCGAGCTCAGAGCGGCGGCCCTGTGCGGTGGTCACCTCACGTGTGTCACCCAAGCCCGTCGACTGGGCCTCTGGGTCACGGTCCCTCCCTCTGAACTGCATCTGGCAATGCCGCCGCACGCGAGGAAGCCCGCGCACCTGTCAGAGCTGCAGCTCCACTGGAGCCGTCCCGTCGTCACGCGAGATCCTCGGGACCTGGGAGACTCCATCGTCAACGTTCTGGCGAACGTCGCCCGATGCCTTCCAGTGGAGGACGCTCAAGCCACGTGGGAGTCCGCGCTCAAGGCCGGACTCGTCACGAAGGCGGTCCTGCAACGGCTGCCGCTTGTCGGGGTCGCTCGAGACCTCGCCCGCGTCGCGAACCTGTTCGCGGACTCGGGACTCGAATCGCTCGTCGTGCGCAGATTGATGCGTTTGGGCCTCCGCTTGCGCGTGCAGACGTGGATCCTCGGGCACCACGTCGACGTGCTGATCGGAGATCGGCTGGTCGTGCAGATCGACGGCGGGACACATGTCGGGGTGCAACGCACGTCGGACATCCGTCACGATGCGCAGCTCGTCCTCAACGGATACCACGTGATTCGGGTGGGGTACGTGCAGGTGATGGAGCACTGGCACGAGGTGCAGGATCTCATTCTGCAGGCGGTCGCTCAGGGGCTCTCGGAAGTCACACAAGTCGAAGCCGGCACACATGCAGGAAGAATCAATCATGCAGGTGGCCGCGGCGCGATTGGGGCCTGA
- a CDS encoding ABC transporter permease: protein MAFTAFSATAAAAPHAPRKRSWTALILLAPGIAYMLLFFLAPFIQLVITSLQAPADTGGIGDYVAAFQFSNYAAAIQEYWPHILRSFVYAVIATIAGLIISYPLAYLIGVRLRPYPMLQGLALILVIAPFFISFLLRTLAWKQILPSEVIGTDFSVIFGLTYNFIPFMTLPIFASLQQLDLRLVEAGSDLYASPVTTFRKVTLPLSMPGVVSGTLLSFIPMSGDYVNASREFLGSTSTPMIGNVIEASFLQTQNYPLAATLSIILMAIILVIVATYVRRSGTEDLL from the coding sequence ATGGCATTCACCGCCTTCTCGGCCACGGCCGCAGCGGCCCCGCACGCACCCAGGAAACGGTCGTGGACCGCGCTCATCCTGCTCGCACCCGGCATCGCCTACATGCTCCTGTTTTTCCTGGCGCCCTTCATCCAACTGGTGATCACCTCGCTCCAGGCGCCCGCGGACACCGGCGGCATCGGCGACTACGTCGCCGCCTTCCAGTTCTCCAACTACGCCGCGGCGATCCAGGAGTACTGGCCGCACATCCTGCGCTCCTTCGTGTACGCCGTCATCGCGACGATCGCCGGCCTGATCATCAGCTACCCGCTGGCCTACCTCATCGGGGTGCGTCTGCGGCCGTACCCCATGCTGCAGGGACTCGCGCTGATCCTGGTCATCGCGCCGTTCTTCATCAGCTTCCTGCTGCGCACCCTCGCGTGGAAGCAGATCCTGCCGAGCGAGGTGATCGGCACCGACTTCTCCGTGATCTTCGGCCTCACGTACAACTTCATCCCGTTCATGACGCTACCGATCTTCGCGTCGCTGCAGCAGCTCGACCTGCGGCTCGTAGAGGCAGGATCAGACCTCTACGCGTCGCCGGTCACGACGTTCCGCAAAGTCACGCTGCCGCTGTCGATGCCGGGCGTGGTGTCGGGCACGCTGCTCAGCTTCATCCCGATGTCGGGCGACTACGTGAACGCGTCGCGCGAGTTCCTCGGTTCGACGAGCACCCCCATGATCGGCAACGTGATCGAGGCGAGCTTCCTGCAGACGCAGAACTACCCGCTCGCGGCGACCCTCTCGATCATCTTGATGGCGATCATCCTGGTGATCGTGGCGACCTACGTGCGCCGGAGCGGAACGGAGGACCTGCTGTGA
- a CDS encoding ABC transporter ATP-binding protein: MTNPEVFAEAGADLALVGIEKRYPGFTAVDNLDLNIPAGSFFALLGPSGCGKTTTLRLVAGLEDPTAGKILIGGTDVTNLKPHKRQVNTVFQSYALFPHMSILENVAFGLRRRGIGSPVEKAKEALKLVELDHIGDRKPSQLSGGQQQRVALARAVVNRPALLLLDEPLGALDLKLRRQMQHELKEIQHEVGLTFLHVTHDQEEAMTMADTVAVMNKGRIEQLGAPEELYELPRTVFVANFLGQSNLFQVTVSGSTDQVLHTDLQGHRISVPRARSAKDSGSMTIGVRPEKLRLHTAAPTEAPGVNVLGPARITDVAFIGVSTQYTIESELFGAVQVFAQNVEAGPVASLGQEVWVSWLAEHTFGLEDDPTGTGALATDFSTRAIAAQAALAE, encoded by the coding sequence ATGACGAATCCAGAAGTCTTCGCCGAGGCCGGCGCCGATCTCGCACTCGTCGGGATCGAGAAGCGGTACCCGGGGTTCACCGCGGTCGACAACCTCGACCTCAACATTCCCGCGGGGTCGTTCTTCGCGCTCCTCGGCCCCTCCGGCTGCGGCAAGACGACCACGTTGCGGCTCGTCGCGGGGCTCGAGGATCCCACCGCGGGCAAGATCCTCATCGGCGGCACCGACGTGACGAACCTCAAGCCGCATAAGCGGCAGGTGAACACGGTCTTCCAGTCCTACGCGCTCTTCCCGCACATGTCGATCCTGGAGAACGTCGCGTTCGGTCTGCGCCGCCGCGGCATCGGGAGCCCGGTGGAGAAGGCGAAAGAGGCGCTGAAGCTCGTCGAGCTCGACCACATCGGCGATCGCAAGCCCTCGCAGCTCTCGGGCGGCCAGCAGCAGCGCGTCGCGCTCGCCCGTGCCGTCGTGAACCGGCCCGCGCTGCTCCTCCTCGACGAGCCGCTCGGCGCGCTCGACCTGAAGCTCCGGCGGCAGATGCAGCACGAGCTCAAGGAGATCCAGCACGAGGTCGGCCTGACCTTCCTGCACGTCACCCACGACCAGGAGGAGGCCATGACCATGGCCGACACTGTCGCGGTCATGAACAAGGGACGGATCGAGCAGCTCGGCGCACCGGAGGAGCTGTACGAACTCCCGCGCACCGTCTTCGTCGCGAACTTCCTCGGGCAGTCGAACCTCTTCCAGGTCACCGTCTCGGGCAGCACCGACCAGGTGCTGCACACGGACCTGCAGGGGCACCGGATCTCCGTGCCTCGCGCGCGCAGCGCGAAGGACAGCGGCAGCATGACGATCGGCGTGCGGCCGGAGAAGCTCCGCCTGCACACCGCTGCGCCGACGGAGGCCCCGGGCGTCAACGTGCTCGGCCCGGCCCGCATCACCGACGTCGCCTTCATCGGCGTGAGCACCCAGTACACGATCGAGTCGGAACTCTTCGGCGCAGTGCAGGTGTTCGCGCAGAACGTCGAAGCGGGGCCCGTCGCCTCGCTCGGGCAGGAGGTGTGGGTGAGCTGGCTCGCCGAGCACACCTTCGGCCTCGAGGACGACCCGACCGGCACGGGCGCTCTGGCGACCGACTTCTCCACGCGCGCGATCGCCGCGCAGGCAGCGCTCGCGGAGTAG
- a CDS encoding aspartate aminotransferase family protein, producing MSYDPTAAVDTAALQASAKQHMWPHFTNRKVLNDGIPVITRAEGHHIYDAAGKQYIDGLAGLFVVNAGHGRDRIVEAAAKQMKQLDFMPIWSYAHPAAVELSERLSSYAPGQMNKVFFTTGGGEAVESAFKLAKHYWKIQGKPMKHKVISRSVAYHGTPQGALAITGIPDMKKFYEPLTPGGHRVPNTNFYRAEEMGAPSDDLEAFGQWAANRIEEAILFEGPDTIAAVFLEPVQNSGGCFPPPPGYFKRVREICDQYDVLLVSDEVICAYGRIGDFFASKALGYEPDIITSAKGITSGYVPLGAMIVSDKVSEPFNSVENTFYHGFTFAGHPAAAAAALANFDIFEEEDLNGRVRENSPLFRAELEKLLDIDIVGDVRGEGYFFGIELVKDKATKETFNEEESDRLLRDYLSPALWEAGLYCRADDRGDPVIQLAPPLTIGPAEFAEIGGILRSVLKDASSKI from the coding sequence ATGTCCTACGATCCCACCGCAGCTGTCGATACGGCTGCCCTCCAGGCCTCTGCCAAGCAGCATATGTGGCCGCACTTCACCAACCGCAAGGTGCTCAACGACGGTATCCCCGTCATCACCCGCGCCGAGGGCCACCACATCTACGATGCCGCCGGCAAGCAGTACATCGACGGCCTCGCGGGCCTCTTCGTCGTGAACGCCGGCCACGGCCGCGATCGCATCGTCGAAGCCGCTGCGAAGCAGATGAAGCAGCTCGACTTCATGCCGATCTGGTCCTACGCGCACCCCGCTGCCGTGGAGCTCTCCGAGCGCCTCTCCAGCTACGCGCCCGGCCAGATGAACAAGGTCTTCTTCACCACCGGTGGTGGCGAGGCAGTCGAGTCGGCGTTCAAGCTGGCGAAGCACTACTGGAAGATCCAGGGCAAGCCGATGAAGCACAAGGTCATCTCCCGCTCGGTCGCCTACCACGGCACCCCGCAGGGCGCACTGGCCATCACCGGTATCCCCGACATGAAGAAGTTCTACGAGCCCCTCACCCCGGGCGGCCACCGCGTGCCGAACACGAACTTCTACCGCGCCGAGGAGATGGGCGCTCCCTCCGACGACCTCGAGGCCTTCGGCCAGTGGGCCGCGAACCGCATCGAAGAGGCGATCCTCTTCGAGGGCCCCGACACGATCGCGGCCGTGTTCCTTGAGCCGGTACAGAACTCGGGCGGCTGCTTCCCGCCTCCCCCCGGATACTTCAAGCGCGTGCGCGAGATCTGCGACCAGTACGACGTGCTGCTCGTCTCGGACGAGGTCATCTGCGCCTACGGCCGCATCGGCGACTTCTTCGCGTCGAAGGCGCTCGGCTACGAGCCCGACATCATCACGTCGGCGAAGGGCATCACCTCGGGCTACGTGCCCCTCGGTGCCATGATCGTCAGCGACAAGGTGTCGGAGCCGTTCAACTCGGTCGAGAACACGTTCTACCACGGCTTCACGTTCGCCGGTCACCCGGCGGCTGCGGCTGCGGCGCTCGCGAACTTCGACATCTTCGAGGAGGAGGACCTCAACGGCCGCGTGCGCGAGAACAGCCCGCTGTTCCGCGCCGAGCTCGAGAAGCTGCTCGACATCGATATCGTCGGTGACGTGCGCGGTGAAGGCTACTTCTTCGGCATCGAGCTCGTCAAGGACAAGGCGACCAAGGAGACCTTCAACGAGGAGGAGTCGGATCGACTGCTCCGCGACTACCTCTCCCCCGCTCTGTGGGAGGCCGGCCTGTACTGCCGCGCCGACGACCGGGGAGACCCCGTCATCCAGCTCGCTCCGCCGCTGACCATCGGTCCGGCAGAGTTCGCAGAAATCGGCGGGATCCTGCGCAGCGTGCTGAAGGACGCTTCGTCGAAGATCTAG
- a CDS encoding ammonium transporter — MEATDVWTLASSALVLIMTPGLALFYGGLVRVRSVVNMMLFSVSAMGVVGVLWILFGYSMSYFADGESGFAGSPFKEFGLLATDPADFIGIGFGAVFAMITTALISGAIADRVGLGSWVLFSGVWATLVYFPVAAWVWGGGWISQLGTWLGTPEVIDLAGGTAIHINAGAAALALAIVAGKRRGFGPGSHKPHSVPLVTIGAALLWFGWIGFNAGLATEVGEAGLILVNTLGAPAAGIIGWIVTDVIRGRKPGVIGAASGAIAGLVAITPAAANLSPLWALLLGLIAGAACAVAIDLKYRLGYDDSLDVVGLHLVAGVIGTLYLGFFAFEDGLFVGGNGGLLLVQAISVFGVMIYSFVVSLIIALVVKMLTGLRVPTQVEEEGIDTFAHGEEAYDYLPDSGATEAVAGPIRSGSAEPVGAGR; from the coding sequence ATGGAAGCCACAGATGTTTGGACACTCGCGAGCAGCGCGCTCGTGCTCATCATGACGCCGGGGCTCGCGCTCTTCTACGGCGGTCTCGTCCGAGTTCGCTCGGTCGTCAACATGATGCTCTTCAGCGTCAGCGCCATGGGCGTCGTCGGGGTCCTCTGGATCCTCTTCGGCTACAGCATGAGCTACTTCGCGGACGGCGAGAGCGGCTTCGCCGGCAGCCCGTTCAAGGAATTCGGTCTGCTCGCCACGGATCCCGCCGACTTCATCGGCATCGGATTCGGCGCGGTCTTCGCCATGATCACCACGGCGCTCATCTCCGGCGCGATCGCCGATCGTGTCGGCCTCGGCTCCTGGGTGCTCTTCTCGGGCGTGTGGGCCACGCTCGTCTACTTCCCCGTCGCGGCCTGGGTCTGGGGCGGCGGCTGGATCTCCCAGCTCGGCACCTGGCTCGGCACACCCGAGGTCATTGACCTCGCGGGTGGCACGGCGATCCACATCAACGCGGGTGCGGCAGCCCTCGCCCTCGCGATCGTCGCCGGCAAGCGCCGTGGATTCGGTCCGGGATCCCACAAGCCCCACAGCGTTCCGCTCGTCACCATCGGCGCCGCACTGCTCTGGTTCGGCTGGATCGGCTTCAACGCCGGGCTCGCCACCGAGGTCGGTGAGGCCGGACTCATCCTCGTGAACACGCTCGGCGCTCCCGCCGCCGGCATCATCGGCTGGATCGTGACCGACGTCATCCGCGGCCGGAAGCCCGGTGTCATCGGCGCCGCCTCGGGTGCCATCGCGGGTCTCGTGGCGATTACCCCGGCTGCCGCGAACCTCTCGCCCCTCTGGGCGCTGCTGCTCGGTCTGATCGCCGGTGCCGCCTGCGCCGTCGCGATCGACCTCAAGTACCGCTTGGGCTACGACGACTCCCTCGACGTCGTCGGTCTGCACCTCGTCGCCGGTGTCATCGGCACGCTCTACCTCGGCTTCTTCGCCTTCGAGGACGGCCTGTTCGTGGGCGGCAACGGCGGTCTGCTGCTGGTCCAGGCCATCTCGGTCTTCGGCGTCATGATCTACTCCTTCGTGGTATCGCTGATCATCGCGCTGGTGGTGAAGATGCTCACGGGGCTGCGAGTCCCGACGCAGGTCGAGGAGGAGGGCATCGACACCTTCGCCCACGGCGAGGAGGCATACGACTACCTGCCCGACTCCGGCGCCACCGAGGCCGTCGCCGGTCCGATCCGCTCCGGAAGCGCCGAGCCCGTGGGGGCCGGTCGTTAG
- a CDS encoding ABC transporter permease, whose protein sequence is MKHFSLGKAFVPVVASVALIYLLLPIFYVIAFSFNDAGRNNITWRGFTLDNWTNPCGAPNVCQAFGNSILIGVVATIIATVLGSAIAIALVRYRFKFRSTISLLLFTPMATPEVVLGAGLAAQFLLAGVEKGIGTVILAHTMFCISYVVVAVKARVASLNPAIEEAGRDLYASPGQVFWRITLPMLMPGIIGAALLSFALSFDDFIITNFNSGTANTFPKFIYTSALRGVPAQANVLASMVFIGAIILVIVVQVVRITKQKRLARQ, encoded by the coding sequence GTGAAGCACTTCAGTCTCGGCAAGGCCTTCGTCCCCGTCGTCGCCTCCGTCGCCCTCATCTATCTGTTGCTCCCGATCTTCTACGTCATCGCGTTCTCGTTCAACGACGCGGGGCGCAACAACATCACCTGGCGCGGGTTCACGCTCGACAACTGGACGAACCCCTGCGGTGCGCCGAACGTCTGCCAGGCCTTCGGCAACAGCATCCTCATCGGCGTGGTGGCGACGATCATCGCGACGGTGCTCGGCAGTGCGATCGCCATCGCCCTCGTGCGCTACCGTTTCAAGTTCCGGTCGACGATCAGCCTGCTGCTCTTCACGCCCATGGCGACCCCCGAGGTCGTGCTCGGCGCGGGCCTCGCTGCCCAGTTCCTGCTGGCCGGGGTGGAGAAGGGGATCGGCACCGTCATCCTGGCGCACACGATGTTCTGCATCTCGTACGTCGTGGTCGCGGTGAAGGCCCGGGTGGCGAGCCTGAACCCCGCGATCGAGGAGGCGGGGCGGGATCTCTACGCGTCACCCGGTCAGGTCTTCTGGCGGATCACCCTGCCGATGCTCATGCCGGGCATCATCGGTGCGGCGCTCCTGAGCTTCGCGCTGTCGTTCGACGACTTCATCATCACGAACTTCAACTCAGGCACCGCGAACACGTTCCCGAAGTTCATCTACACCTCGGCGCTGCGCGGCGTGCCCGCGCAGGCGAACGTGCTGGCCTCGATGGTGTTCATCGGGGCGATCATCCTGGTGATCGTGGTGCAGGTGGTGCGGATCACCAAGCAGAAGCGCCTGGCGCGGCAGTAG
- a CDS encoding YczE/YyaS/YitT family protein has translation MTRRIAQLIPGLLLYGVADAFMIRAAIGVDPWTVFAQGMSLHTGFGIGILTNIIGLAVLLLWWPLRQKPGIGTILNILLVGPGIELGLWLLPAPEALWLRVLYFTIGLVLLAVASGIYIGARLGPGPRDGLMTGIHLRFGTPIWIGRTGVELTVLLVGWLLGGNVGFGTLAFALLIGPLCSVTLPLFDRRWRNDARDAGQATEQPLPVG, from the coding sequence ATGACCCGCAGAATCGCTCAGTTGATCCCCGGCCTCCTCCTGTACGGCGTCGCGGACGCGTTCATGATCCGCGCCGCCATCGGCGTGGACCCGTGGACGGTCTTCGCGCAGGGCATGTCGCTGCACACGGGGTTCGGCATCGGGATCCTCACCAACATCATCGGGTTGGCGGTGCTCCTCCTGTGGTGGCCGCTGCGGCAGAAGCCCGGCATCGGCACGATCCTGAACATCCTGCTCGTCGGCCCCGGCATCGAGCTCGGCCTCTGGCTGCTTCCCGCACCCGAGGCGCTGTGGCTCCGGGTCCTGTACTTCACCATCGGGCTCGTCCTCCTGGCCGTCGCGAGCGGGATCTACATCGGCGCCCGGCTCGGCCCGGGGCCGCGCGACGGGCTCATGACCGGGATCCACCTCCGCTTCGGCACGCCGATCTGGATCGGCCGCACCGGCGTCGAACTCACCGTGCTGCTCGTCGGCTGGCTGCTCGGCGGCAACGTCGGCTTCGGCACCCTGGCCTTCGCACTTCTCATCGGTCCGCTGTGCTCCGTGACGCTGCCGCTCTTCGACCGCCGCTGGAGGAACGACGCCCGCGACGCCGGGCAGGCGACGGAACAGCCCCTCCCCGTCGGGTGA